A single genomic interval of Alteromonas sp. CI.11.F.A3 harbors:
- the purH gene encoding bifunctional phosphoribosylaminoimidazolecarboxamide formyltransferase/IMP cyclohydrolase, translating into MQTPKPIKRALLSVSDKTGILDFATALHNAGVELLSTGGTAKLIAEAGLPVTEVSDHTGHPEIMAGRVKTLHPKIHGGILARRGIDEAVMDENNIAPIDLVVVNLYPFAATVANDDCTLEDAIENIDIGGPTMVRAAAKNHKDVTIVVKAADYGRVLAEMEANEGSLTYKTRFDLAIKAFEHTAEYDGMIANYFGARIDTADCEDECGHEHSEFPRTFNVQVSKKQDLRYGENSHQSAAFYVENDIQEASVSTATQLQGKELSFNNIADTDSALECVKEFEEPACVIVKHANPCGVAIGEDILSAYDRAFKTDPTSAFGGIIAFNRELDAKTAQAIVDRQFVEVIIAPTVSDEAKDIVSAKKNVRLLACGDWAGQLTDGYDFKRVNGGLLVQERDFGMVEMEDLQVVTKLKPSEDELRDLMFCWKVAKYVKSNAIVYCKDGMTVGVGAGQMSRVYSAKIAGIKAADENLEVAGSVMASDAFFPFRDGIDAAAEAGIKAVIQPGGSMRDQEVIDAADEHGIAMVFTGMRHFRH; encoded by the coding sequence ATGCAAACACCAAAACCCATTAAACGTGCTCTATTAAGTGTCTCTGATAAAACCGGTATCCTCGATTTCGCCACCGCGCTGCATAACGCTGGGGTAGAACTTCTGTCGACGGGCGGTACTGCTAAACTCATCGCTGAAGCTGGCTTACCAGTAACAGAGGTGTCTGATCACACAGGCCACCCAGAAATTATGGCTGGCCGCGTTAAAACCCTTCACCCTAAAATTCATGGCGGCATTTTGGCTCGTCGTGGTATTGATGAAGCGGTAATGGACGAAAACAACATTGCTCCCATCGATTTGGTGGTAGTGAACCTTTACCCATTTGCTGCAACAGTGGCTAACGACGATTGCACGTTAGAAGACGCTATTGAAAATATCGATATTGGCGGCCCTACCATGGTTCGCGCTGCGGCTAAAAACCATAAAGATGTGACCATTGTTGTTAAAGCTGCCGACTACGGCCGCGTTCTAGCTGAAATGGAAGCAAACGAAGGTTCACTGACTTACAAAACCCGTTTCGACCTAGCCATTAAAGCGTTCGAGCATACTGCTGAATACGACGGCATGATTGCTAACTACTTTGGCGCGCGTATCGATACTGCTGATTGCGAAGATGAATGCGGCCATGAGCACAGCGAATTCCCACGTACGTTCAACGTTCAAGTCAGCAAGAAGCAAGATTTGCGTTACGGTGAAAACAGCCATCAGAGCGCTGCGTTCTACGTTGAAAACGATATTCAAGAAGCGTCAGTGTCTACTGCTACTCAGCTTCAAGGTAAAGAATTGTCGTTCAATAACATTGCCGACACCGACTCTGCCCTAGAATGTGTTAAAGAATTTGAAGAGCCAGCTTGCGTTATTGTTAAGCACGCTAACCCTTGTGGTGTCGCTATTGGCGAAGATATCTTATCTGCCTACGACCGCGCGTTTAAAACCGACCCTACCTCTGCGTTTGGCGGCATTATTGCGTTTAACCGTGAGCTAGATGCAAAAACGGCACAAGCCATTGTAGATCGTCAGTTCGTAGAAGTGATTATTGCACCTACGGTTAGCGACGAAGCAAAAGACATTGTTAGCGCGAAGAAAAACGTGCGCTTGTTAGCGTGTGGTGATTGGGCTGGTCAATTGACTGACGGTTACGACTTCAAACGTGTTAATGGCGGGCTGTTAGTTCAAGAGCGCGACTTCGGCATGGTTGAAATGGAAGACCTTCAAGTAGTCACCAAACTTAAGCCTTCAGAAGACGAACTTCGCGATTTGATGTTCTGCTGGAAAGTTGCCAAATACGTGAAATCTAACGCCATCGTTTACTGCAAAGACGGTATGACAGTGGGCGTGGGCGCAGGTCAAATGAGCCGCGTATATTCTGCAAAAATTGCAGGAATTAAAGCCGCTGATGAAAACCTAGAAGTAGCAGGCTCTGTTATGGCATCTGACGCTTTCTTCCCATTCCGCGATGGCATTGATGCTGCCGCAGAAGCAGGCATTAAAGCAGTCATTCAGCCTGGTGGTTCAATGCGCGACCAAGAAGTGATTGATGCAGCCGACGAACACGGCATCGCCATGGTGTTCACCGGAATGCGCCACTTCCGCCATTAA
- the fis gene encoding DNA-binding transcriptional regulator Fis, translated as MFDQNVTSPFTTTVTTPSQTQAQKPLRDSVKQAVNKYLKQLDNANIDNLYEMVLAEVEAPLLEEVMTYTRGNQTRAAIMMGINRGTLRKKLKQYGMN; from the coding sequence ATGTTCGATCAAAACGTGACTTCACCTTTTACTACTACAGTAACTACGCCTTCTCAAACGCAAGCACAAAAGCCACTTCGTGACTCAGTAAAGCAAGCGGTTAATAAATACTTGAAGCAACTGGACAACGCCAATATCGATAATCTGTACGAAATGGTACTGGCCGAAGTTGAGGCCCCGCTGCTGGAAGAAGTTATGACTTACACCCGCGGCAATCAAACCCGCGCTGCCATCATGATGGGAATCAACCGTGGCACGCTTCGCAAAAAGCTGAAGCAGTACGGCATGAACTAA